A window from Micromonospora profundi encodes these proteins:
- a CDS encoding NADAR family protein: MPDTTSSPRSLPELRAFAAAGGRVKYLFFWGHQPQPDGSVGPGCLSQWWPAPFVVDGILYATAEHYMMIGKARLFGDEAIAAQMLTAPHPGAVKALGRQVRDFDQATWDAYSFDLVAAGNVAKFSQHPDLGRYLSRTGNRVLVEASPMDRVWGIGLSATDPRAHDPAQWRGRNLLGFALMHARAQLATA; this comes from the coding sequence ATGCCCGACACCACCTCCTCGCCGCGCAGCCTGCCCGAGCTGCGGGCGTTCGCCGCTGCGGGCGGGCGGGTCAAGTACCTGTTCTTCTGGGGGCACCAGCCCCAACCGGACGGCAGCGTCGGACCGGGTTGCCTGAGCCAATGGTGGCCGGCCCCGTTCGTCGTGGACGGGATCCTGTACGCCACCGCCGAGCACTACATGATGATCGGCAAGGCTCGCCTGTTCGGCGACGAAGCGATCGCCGCGCAAATGCTCACGGCGCCGCACCCGGGCGCGGTTAAGGCCCTGGGCCGGCAGGTCCGCGACTTCGACCAGGCCACCTGGGATGCGTACAGCTTCGACCTGGTCGCCGCCGGCAATGTGGCCAAGTTCAGCCAGCACCCTGACCTCGGGCGGTACCTGTCCCGCACGGGCAATCGGGTACTGGTGGAAGCCAGCCCGATGGATCGGGTCTGGGGCATCGGTCTTTCCGCGACGGACCCACGCGCCCACGATCCGGCCCAATGGCGCGGCCGCAACCTCCTCGGGTTCGCGCTGATGCACGCCCGCGCGCAGCTCGCCACCGCATGA
- a CDS encoding S8 family serine peptidase has product MTPTGPRRPALLRSGIAAAATALTLAASTVSVMAAPAEGDILATGGPTAVAGSYIVVLRDSAVRATAVDTTARDLAAQQGGGVGRVYRHALRGFEARLSERGARRLAAHPAVASVTQNHTVNVAGVQSPTPSWGLDRIDQRALPLDNSFTYPRVSPGVRAYVIDSGINLTHTEFAGRAVSGWDFIDNDADATDCMGHGTHVAGTVGGTTYGVAKNVQLVAVRVFNCDGRGTTSNVLAGVDWVTGDHDPGELAVANMSLGGPPYAPMVDAVRRSIADGVTYVVAAGNESGADACSYTPASVPEAITVAATDAADARASFSNIGTCVDLFAPGADITSAYIGSNTATRTASGTSMATPHVTGAAALILANNPTYTPAQVTQALLADSTPGVVTNPGVGSPNRLLHVSATTPANDFALTATPASGTVTAGGTISTTIAATVTNGAAQPVSLVARGLPDGATATFQPATVSSNGSTTLTINTASTTMAGDYTITVIGTGTGATRATAFQLHVNDPAGCVGSNGTDTAITQGDSPLVPITITDCPGAAARNSTIELHIDHSGIGDLDIRLLSPDGTWYYLLDRTGGDSDDIDYTFTHDLSSETANGTWMLWLNDLLHSGTGFLDSWRINLAGADLPAPACGGRTTTNLRIPAAGTVESSISVAACGLAPSTKSYIEPNIRHQYGRDLRVSLIAPDGQAILLKDAYVGSYRANVRETFITDLSSKPTAGTWKLRVENVADYEGMFEGWKLTLDGGTTPPPTTPPPTTPPPTTPPPTTPPPTTPPPTTPPPTTPPPTTPPPTTPPPGGSPACTAVYSVQDQWNGGFVANVNVTAGATPLTGWRVTLNLPGGASVTSLWNAVTSGTSGTITVANQSYNGRLAAGQTTSFGFQGTGNGNGATATCTASLN; this is encoded by the coding sequence ATGACACCGACGGGACCACGCAGGCCCGCCCTGCTCCGGTCCGGCATCGCGGCCGCAGCAACCGCGCTGACTCTTGCCGCGAGCACCGTGTCCGTGATGGCCGCCCCTGCCGAAGGTGACATCCTCGCCACAGGCGGCCCGACCGCCGTGGCCGGCTCCTACATCGTCGTGTTGCGGGACTCCGCCGTCAGAGCCACCGCCGTGGACACCACCGCCCGTGACCTCGCCGCACAGCAGGGCGGCGGCGTCGGCCGGGTCTACCGGCACGCCCTGCGCGGCTTCGAGGCCCGACTCTCCGAGCGCGGCGCCCGTCGCCTCGCCGCCCATCCGGCCGTCGCCTCCGTGACGCAGAACCACACGGTGAACGTGGCAGGCGTGCAGAGCCCGACACCGTCCTGGGGCCTGGACCGGATCGACCAGCGCGCGTTGCCGCTGGACAACTCGTTCACCTACCCGCGCGTGTCACCGGGCGTGCGGGCGTACGTCATCGACTCCGGGATCAACCTGACCCACACCGAGTTCGCCGGGCGGGCGGTGTCCGGCTGGGACTTCATCGACAACGACGCCGACGCCACCGACTGTATGGGGCACGGCACCCACGTCGCCGGCACGGTCGGCGGCACCACCTACGGGGTGGCCAAGAACGTCCAACTGGTGGCCGTACGCGTCTTCAACTGCGACGGCCGCGGCACCACCTCGAACGTTCTTGCCGGCGTCGACTGGGTGACCGGCGACCATGATCCGGGTGAGTTGGCCGTGGCGAACATGAGCCTCGGCGGCCCGCCGTACGCACCAATGGTCGACGCCGTGCGACGGTCGATCGCGGACGGCGTCACCTACGTGGTGGCCGCGGGCAACGAGAGCGGCGCCGACGCGTGCTCCTACACCCCGGCCTCCGTCCCGGAGGCGATCACCGTCGCCGCCACCGACGCCGCCGACGCCCGCGCATCGTTTTCCAACATCGGTACGTGCGTGGACCTGTTCGCGCCGGGCGCCGACATCACCTCTGCCTACATCGGCAGCAACACCGCAACCCGCACCGCCTCCGGAACCTCGATGGCCACCCCGCACGTCACCGGAGCGGCGGCGTTGATCCTGGCAAACAACCCCACCTACACCCCGGCGCAGGTGACCCAGGCACTCCTGGCCGACAGCACCCCCGGCGTGGTGACCAATCCGGGCGTCGGCTCGCCGAACCGGCTGCTCCACGTCAGCGCCACCACCCCGGCCAACGACTTCGCACTGACCGCTACTCCCGCCAGCGGCACCGTCACCGCCGGCGGCACCATCTCCACCACCATCGCCGCGACCGTCACAAACGGCGCGGCCCAACCGGTCTCCCTGGTGGCCCGCGGCCTACCCGACGGCGCCACCGCCACGTTCCAGCCCGCGACCGTCTCTTCCAACGGCAGCACGACTCTCACCATCAACACAGCGTCGACAACCATGGCCGGCGACTACACCATCACAGTGATTGGCACCGGAACGGGTGCGACCCGCGCGACGGCATTCCAGCTACACGTCAACGACCCGGCCGGTTGCGTCGGCTCGAACGGCACCGACACGGCGATCACCCAGGGCGATAGCCCTCTGGTCCCCATCACGATCACCGACTGTCCCGGCGCCGCCGCTCGCAACAGCACCATCGAGCTGCACATCGACCATTCCGGCATCGGTGACCTCGACATACGGCTGCTCTCACCCGACGGCACCTGGTATTACCTGCTGGACCGCACCGGCGGCGACAGCGACGACATCGACTACACCTTCACCCACGACCTGTCGTCCGAGACCGCGAACGGCACCTGGATGCTGTGGCTCAACGACCTCCTGCACTCGGGCACCGGGTTCCTCGACTCGTGGCGGATCAACCTCGCGGGCGCCGACCTGCCGGCACCAGCATGTGGTGGCCGCACCACCACCAACCTACGGATACCGGCCGCCGGCACTGTCGAATCGTCAATCAGCGTGGCCGCCTGCGGCCTGGCGCCGTCGACCAAGAGCTACATCGAGCCCAACATCCGTCACCAGTACGGCCGAGACCTTCGAGTCTCCCTCATCGCGCCGGACGGGCAGGCAATCCTGCTCAAGGATGCCTACGTGGGGTCGTACCGAGCAAACGTCCGCGAAACCTTCATCACCGATCTGTCGAGCAAGCCCACAGCCGGCACCTGGAAACTGCGGGTCGAGAACGTCGCCGACTATGAAGGCATGTTCGAAGGCTGGAAGCTGACCCTCGACGGCGGCACGACGCCACCGCCCACCACGCCGCCGCCGACGACGCCTCCCCCCACCACGCCACCGCCCACCACGCCACCGCCGACGACGCCTCCCCCCACCACACCGCCTCCAACGACGCCGCCGCCCACCACACCGCCGCCCACCACCCCGCCCCCCGGTGGGAGCCCCGCCTGCACCGCCGTCTACTCCGTACAGGACCAGTGGAACGGTGGGTTCGTCGCCAACGTCAACGTCACGGCAGGAGCCACCCCGCTCACCGGCTGGCGGGTTACCCTCAACCTGCCGGGCGGCGCCTCGGTCACCTCGCTCTGGAACGCTGTCACCAGCGGCACCAGCGGGACGATCACCGTCGCGAACCAGAGCTACAACGGACGGCTGGCCGCAGGCCAGACCACCAGTTTCGGATTCCAGGGCACCGGAAACGGCAACGGCGCCACCGCCACCTGCACCGCAAGCTTGAACTAA